From Pararhizobium sp. A13:
GCGCAGGCGCCCGCCATCGGGATGCGGAACGTCGATGCGGCGGGCATGCAGATGCAGCTTGTTCTGCACGCCGCCGGGAAAGGCCCAATTGAATTCGGCATCGAAATATTTCGGATCGCCGATGATCGGATGACCGATATGGGCGGCATGGACGCGCAGCTGATGGGTACGGCCGGTATAGGGCTCCATCTCCAGCCAGGTCAGATTCTGGCCGGCCTGCTCGATGATCCGGTAGTAGGAAACGGCATGGTCGGCACCGTCCTCGCCGTGCTTGGCAATGCGCATGCGGTCGCCATCCGGCGTCTGTTCCTTGACGAGCCAGGTGGAAATCTTGTCCTCGCGCTTGCGCGGCACACCCTTGACCAGGGCCCAATAGGTTTTCTTCGTGTCGCGCTCGCGAAATGCGGCCGTCAGCTTCTGCGCGGCGCCACGGGTGCGGGCGATGACCAGAACGCCGGAGGTATCGCGGTCGAGCCGGTGCACGAGGCGTGGCTTCTCGCCCTTGGGACTGGTCCAGGCTTCGAGCATCTCGTCGATATGACGGTTTATGCCCGAGCCGCCCTGAACGGCGATACCTGGAGGCTTGTTGAGGACGATGACCTTGGAATCCTCGTGCAGCAGCATGCGCGACAGGAGTTCGTGGTCCGACGCATGACGCAGGTCCCGGCCGGCGATCGGGCCGGTTTTCGATTTGGCATCGACGTCCATCGGTGGAATGCGCACGACCTGCCCCGGCTGGACGCGTGTATCGGATTTAACCCGACCGCCATCGACACGCACCTGGCCGGAGCGCAGCAGCTTCTGCAGCGGGCCGAAGCCGAGACCCGGATAATGTACCTTGAACCAGCGATCGAGCCGCATGCCCGCCTCGTCGGTTTCTACCTGCTTGTGTTCAATGCCCGCCATCTTGCTTTTACCTGCATCCAATTGTCATAGCGCCTCGACAATGGTGCCGACAGGAAACCCGTGCGCAAACTGATATGATAGAGCAGGCCGGTCGAAGGGACGCGCAGCGCTCTGAGATGGTCCCTTTAGACCATTGCGCGCATAAGGGCCAGCCCAGCAAACACGGCGATTGCCGAAAGAAGCACGCTTGAGCCCACATAAATCGCCGCCGTGACCATCTCACCGCGTTCCATCAGCGTCATCGCATCGAGCGAGAAGGCGGAGAAGGTCGTGTAGCCGCCGAGGATGCCGGTGATCAGGAACACGCGCATCTCGACCGATGCGCCGACTTTGCGCGCAATCGCTTCGGCAAAGACGCCGATCAGGAAGGATCCCGTAACGTTGACGATCAGCGTCCCCCACGGGAAGGACGGTCCGAAACTGCGCAAGGTCCACAGGCCCACGAGGTAACGGAGCACGGAGCCGAATGCACCGCCGAAGGCAACGAGGAGAAGGTTTGTCATGGGAAACCCCATAGCCGAAACCGATGCTGCATGGAAGCCGGTTGCCCATTTTGGCGCAGATTGGAAAGCGTCAAACGCATGCGGTCACGGTTGGCGAGGAACCATTCTTTAACGCGCAATCCCTAATATAGAAGCTTCAGGCGGGGCAGCTTTCAAACGGGCATGACATGACGAAACTGAAGTTCAACTTCACCCATTACGACCTCAAGCAACAACGCGCCGGTGTGACCATCGAGATCACCCTGTCGGCGGTCGCCAATGTCCGGCTGATGACGGCGAATAATTTTCAACTCTACAAGGAAGCAATGAAGCACCAGTTCGTCGGCGGCGTGGCGCGCAAGTCGCCGATCCGGCTGGTCATTCCGCAGTCCGGCCACTGGCACGTGGTCGTCGATATGGAAGGTCATCACGGACATAGCGAATCGAGCATCCGGATCGTCGAGACCGCGACTCCGCCCCGTTTCCAATCGGCATCCTGAAAGAGCTGAAAACCGCGGCGTTATGCACGACGCGGTTTTTGAATATCTCTGGCGAAGGCTCAGGCCAGCCGCTCGGCGTGCCATTTCAGATGATCGTCCATGAGGGACGAAATGAAATAGTAGGAATGGTCGTAGCGCTCGTGCATCCTAAGCGTCAGGCCGATGCCGGTGCCCGTGATAGCGTCCTTGAACAGCCAGGGACGCAGGCCGTTTTCCAGGAAATTGTCGGCCTTGCCCTGATCGATGAGGAATTCCGGAAAACGGGCGCCGTCCTTCACCAGTGCGCAGGCGTCATATTGCCGCCACGCGGCCTTGTCGGCGCCGAGGTATTTTTCAAAGGCGCCGATTGACCAGTCAGCCGTTGAGGGCTCGACGATCGGTGCGAAGGCCGAGCAGCTCCTGAAACGCTCGGGGTTCTTCAGCGCGATCGTCATGGCGCCATGGCCGCCCATCGAATGGCCGAAGATCCCCTGGCTGCCCATGTCGACGCGGAAATGCTGGCTGACGAAAGCGGGCAGTTCCTGCGTGATGTAGGTGTACATCTGGTAGTTCTCGGCCCAGGGCGTCTCTGTCGCATCGAGATAGAAACCGGCTCCCTTGCCCATCTGCCAGTTGGTGAGTTCGTCCGGAACATCGTTGCCGCGCGGGCTCGTATCCGGGCAGACGATGATCAGGCCGAGTTCGGCTGCCATGCGGCGATACTCGCCCTTTTCCATCACATTCGCATGGGTGCAGGTGAGGCCGGAGAGATACCAGAGAACCGGGCAGGGTGCCGAGATCGCCTGCGGTGGAACATAGACCGCGAAGGTCATTTCGGTCTTGCAGGCCTGCGAGTCGTGCGAAAAGACGCCCTGCATGCCGCCGAAGGCGGTGTTCTGGGAAAGGACTTTCAAGCTGTGCTCCTTTGAAGCTGAATATGTCGTTATGCCAGCGACACTGCCGCATTGACCGCAGCCGCCACCAGCACGGTATTGAAGAAGAAGGATACGACCGCGTGCAGAAGATTGATCCTTCGCATTGCAGTCGAGGTGATGGCAATATCCGAGGTTTGTGCCGTCATGCCGATGATGAAAGCGAAGTAAAGGAAATCGTAGCCGCCCGGCTCTGCAGTGCCCGGGAAATCGAGGCTGCGGCCGTCGCCCTCGTTATCCCCCATTTCCGGACTCCAATAGCGGTGCGCGTAATGCATCGCCGCCATCGTATGGATGGTCAGCCAACCAAGCACAACCGAGGCAAAAGCCAATATGAGTTCGATGACAGTTTCCGTACCGCCGGCATTCATCGCCTGGAACAAAGATACGGTGGAAACGCCGACAGCGATGAGCGTGACAGCAAAAATAACGATCGCGGGCTCGTCGGTCCCCGCAGCGTTGCGCTTCAGATAGGCTCCCGTCAATCTCGGCAAACGACGGCCTATCAGCAGCAGATAGACTGAAAAGAAGACGGCAGCCGACAGCCCCACCGCGAATTTGGGTGCAACAAGCAGACAAAGAACAGCGGTGATGACGGCGCAAATGCCACCCGTGTAGAAAGGCGCATGGCGGCGATGGGCGATCTTCCTGTCTACCTTGCTCATGAACGCTCCCCGGCGCTTTTGTCCACAACTAGCGCTGTTTGACACGGCGGCAAAGCCGGTCGAGCGTTTCGAGAAAAGCGGAACGGTCACGGGGCGAGAAGGCGGCGTTGTAGCCCTTGCTTTCGCCGGTTTCGCGCAGGTGAGCCCCGAGATCGCGCATGGCTGTCGCCATGCCGATATTGGCCTTGTCGAAGATCCGGCCGGTCGGCCCCGTCACGTGCGCGCCGGCGGCGACACAGCGGCCGGCAAGCGGTACGTCAGCCGTGACGACGATATCGCCTTCGCCGGCTCGTTCGGCGATCCAGTCGTCGGCCGCATCGAAGCCGGCCGAGACGATGACATTGCGCACCATCGGGTCGCGGGATGGCCGCAGGCCCGAATTGGCGACGAGGACAACGGGCAGGCTATGGCGCTCGGCGACCTTGAGGATTTCCGGCTTGACCGGGCAGGCATCGGCATCGACGTAGATGGTGCTGGTCTGTGGCGTTTCATCTGACATGCGCTATACCCCGATCATCGCTGTCATGGCCGCGCGACCGAATTTCCCATCAGTTTATCGCTTGTGGCGATCAAAAAACGCGTCAGCATCGAATTCCGCCGGTGTAAGTGGCTTCCGCGCCCCTCGGTGGGACGCGGCGCCGCGGATTTTTGAGATCTCCCAAAATCGATGCAGATTTTGAGGCGATCCTAGTAGATCACGACACTACGGATGCTTTCGCCGGCATGCATCAGGTCGAAGCCCCTGTTGATGTCCTCGAGCGGCATGGTGTGGGTGATCATCGGATCGATCTGGATCTTGCCGTCCATGTACCACTCGACGATCTTCGGCACGTCGGTGCGGCCGCGTGCGCCGCCGAAGGCGGTGCCCATCCAGTTGCGGCCGGTGACCAGCTGGAAGGGACGGGTGGAGATTTCCTGGCCGGCGCCGGCAACGCCGATGATGACCGACTTGCCCCAGCCGCGATGCGACGATTCCAGTGCCTGGCGCATCACCTTGGTGTTGCCGGTGCAATCAAAGGTGTAGTCGGCACCACCGATCGTGTCGCCATTACGCTTGGTCATGTTGACCAGATAGGGCACGATGTCGTCGCCGACCTCCTTCGGATTGACGAAATGCGTCATCCCGAATTTCTCGCCCCAGGCCTTGCGGTCGTTGTTGATATCGACGCCGATGATCATGTCGGCACCGGCAAGGCGCAGGCCCTGCAGAACGTTGAGGCCGATGCCGCCGAGACCGAAGACGATGGCCGTCGAACCGATTTCCACCTTGGCCGTGTTGATGACGGCGCCGATGCCGGTGGTGACGCCGCAGCCGATATAGCAGATCTTGTCGAACGGCGCGTCCGGGTTGACCTTGGCGAGCGCGATCTCCGGCAGCACGGTGAAGTTGGCGAAGGTCGAGCAGCCCATGTAGTGGAAGATCTTGTCCTTGCCGATGGAGAAGCGCGAGGTGCCGTCCGGCATCAGGCCTTGCCCTTGCGTGGCGCGGATCGACGTGCAGAGGTTCGTCTTGCGCGACAGGCAGGAATAGCATTCGCGGCATTCCGGCGTGTAGAGCGGAATGACGTGGTCGCCCTTCTTCAGCGACGTCACGCCCGGGCCGACATCGACGACGATACCGGCGCCCTCATGGCCGAGGATCGCCGGGAAGATGCCTTCCGGATCGGCGCCGGACAGGGTGAACTCGTCGGTGTGGCAGATGCCGGTCGCCTTGACCTCGACCAGCACTTCGCCGGCCCGCGGACCTTCCAGCTGAACCGTCATGATTTCCAATGGCTTGCCGGCCTGAACGGCAACAGCGGCGCGTACGTCCATGGTTCTTCTCCCTGAATGAATTGGCGCCACAATCGCAGAGTGGTGTGCGGCGCTCAAGCCTGAATCGGCTATTTGAGTCGTGATTTACTGCATGTCCTGTAGGACACGGTTGATCTCCATCTCAAGGGCGGAGATCGCT
This genomic window contains:
- a CDS encoding DUF1345 domain-containing protein; the encoded protein is MSKVDRKIAHRRHAPFYTGGICAVITAVLCLLVAPKFAVGLSAAVFFSVYLLLIGRRLPRLTGAYLKRNAAGTDEPAIVIFAVTLIAVGVSTVSLFQAMNAGGTETVIELILAFASVVLGWLTIHTMAAMHYAHRYWSPEMGDNEGDGRSLDFPGTAEPGGYDFLYFAFIIGMTAQTSDIAITSTAMRRINLLHAVVSFFFNTVLVAAAVNAAVSLA
- a CDS encoding S-(hydroxymethyl)glutathione dehydrogenase/class III alcohol dehydrogenase — protein: MDVRAAVAVQAGKPLEIMTVQLEGPRAGEVLVEVKATGICHTDEFTLSGADPEGIFPAILGHEGAGIVVDVGPGVTSLKKGDHVIPLYTPECRECYSCLSRKTNLCTSIRATQGQGLMPDGTSRFSIGKDKIFHYMGCSTFANFTVLPEIALAKVNPDAPFDKICYIGCGVTTGIGAVINTAKVEIGSTAIVFGLGGIGLNVLQGLRLAGADMIIGVDINNDRKAWGEKFGMTHFVNPKEVGDDIVPYLVNMTKRNGDTIGGADYTFDCTGNTKVMRQALESSHRGWGKSVIIGVAGAGQEISTRPFQLVTGRNWMGTAFGGARGRTDVPKIVEWYMDGKIQIDPMITHTMPLEDINRGFDLMHAGESIRSVVIY
- a CDS encoding RluA family pseudouridine synthase — protein: MAGIEHKQVETDEAGMRLDRWFKVHYPGLGFGPLQKLLRSGQVRVDGGRVKSDTRVQPGQVVRIPPMDVDAKSKTGPIAGRDLRHASDHELLSRMLLHEDSKVIVLNKPPGIAVQGGSGINRHIDEMLEAWTSPKGEKPRLVHRLDRDTSGVLVIARTRGAAQKLTAAFRERDTKKTYWALVKGVPRKREDKISTWLVKEQTPDGDRMRIAKHGEDGADHAVSYYRIIEQAGQNLTWLEMEPYTGRTHQLRVHAAHIGHPIIGDPKYFDAEFNWAFPGGVQNKLHLHARRIDVPHPDGGRLRVTAPMPQHMVQSWNLIGFDMASAEEDDD
- a CDS encoding YaiI/YqxD family protein; translation: MSDETPQTSTIYVDADACPVKPEILKVAERHSLPVVLVANSGLRPSRDPMVRNVIVSAGFDAADDWIAERAGEGDIVVTADVPLAGRCVAAGAHVTGPTGRIFDKANIGMATAMRDLGAHLRETGESKGYNAAFSPRDRSAFLETLDRLCRRVKQR
- the fghA gene encoding S-formylglutathione hydrolase; its protein translation is MKVLSQNTAFGGMQGVFSHDSQACKTEMTFAVYVPPQAISAPCPVLWYLSGLTCTHANVMEKGEYRRMAAELGLIIVCPDTSPRGNDVPDELTNWQMGKGAGFYLDATETPWAENYQMYTYITQELPAFVSQHFRVDMGSQGIFGHSMGGHGAMTIALKNPERFRSCSAFAPIVEPSTADWSIGAFEKYLGADKAAWRQYDACALVKDGARFPEFLIDQGKADNFLENGLRPWLFKDAITGTGIGLTLRMHERYDHSYYFISSLMDDHLKWHAERLA
- the crcB gene encoding fluoride efflux transporter CrcB, producing MTNLLLVAFGGAFGSVLRYLVGLWTLRSFGPSFPWGTLIVNVTGSFLIGVFAEAIARKVGASVEMRVFLITGILGGYTTFSAFSLDAMTLMERGEMVTAAIYVGSSVLLSAIAVFAGLALMRAMV
- a CDS encoding DUF1883 domain-containing protein, which gives rise to MTKLKFNFTHYDLKQQRAGVTIEITLSAVANVRLMTANNFQLYKEAMKHQFVGGVARKSPIRLVIPQSGHWHVVVDMEGHHGHSESSIRIVETATPPRFQSAS